A region of the Chrysiogenia bacterium genome:
CCGGCGAGCCAGTCGCTCCAGCGCGCGCGGTCGCCGCTCGTAAAGTCGTAGGCGATGTCCGCGTCGCGCCCCCGGGAGAACAGATACTCGGCGTGCAGCCGGATCACGCTGTCGGCGCACTGCTGGAGATCGCGCTCCCCGACGTCCATGTCGGCGACCGCGTAGTGGGCAAACTGGTTGAACTTCCAGAGCCCGTTGTAGAGTTTCACAAAGGGCCGGCCGTCCCTGATCGGCAGCCCGCGCAGCCAGGCGGCAAAGGAATTCTCCGGAGCCGCCACGCGCACAAAGCCCTCCGGCGGCGCAACGCGCGCCTCCAGCCGCCGCGCCGGCTCCCCCGACTTCGGCCACGGGTAGGGCGAATCCGCAAAGACGCGCGCCGGCACAAACGCCAGCAGCGCTGCGCTGAGCAAGGCAAGCCACTTCATGGAGAGCAGGGTATCAAAGAGAGATTAAGGGGAGATGAAGCGGGGGTGGTCTCGCGGCTAATTGTTAGCCTCTTATCGCAGATCCGAGTCAACTCCCAAAATGGCTGAAAGATACTACGGTAGCCCCTCGACTCGATGCGCTAACTCAGTCCGGATCGACGCGGATGATCCAGAAATCGTCGCAGAGAAATACGGCATTTTTCCCTTTGGGTAATCCCAGTATTTCGCGTCCTCGCAGTCGAGCCATGATCATGTCTTTGGGCGCTGGCTGGGGTTCATCGGGAGCGATGAATGCCGTGTAGGATTCGAGCTTGTCGGTTACAATCGTGATTTGATCAAGGCGATTTCCAAGTTCATTCAAGAGGTATTGTTCGCCAATCGTTCCCACTCCACTGCGCCGTAATGTGTCGAGAAGCGAGGAGGCATGGCCCGGTAAGTAGTCTTGTACGCATCCCATAATCGCTATTTCGCCTGCTTGAAGATGGTCGGCTGCCATGATGCGTTTGATGGTTGGTGATTGTGGTAGCGGTGCTGAAGCCGCACGCGCGCGTTCTATCCTTTGAATCTGATCGCTAGTCGCACGTCTAACGCACACGAATCGAGAGCTCGATGATTGCGGCGTGGTGTTCGCCTGACGTTGGGCTTGGAGATAGCATCTGTGAATGGGCCATGGCGGTCCTATTGAATCGAACAGGACGAAGTCACCATTCCCATTCGTATGTGCCCAGACTGCGGCATTGCACGACGGGTTCAAAAAACACCTCGTTTCCCAAGTCGCTGGACGTCCTATGGGTTCCACTAAATTGCCCGCCTTTTACTTCGCGCGTTTGCTGCTTTGCGACAGCTTCATTATCCTCGGATTCGTCGTTCCGGCCAAATGCCGAGTTTCGCCCCGAATTGCCCCGATCGCCCGTATCCCGCTATCCTTGCCCCCATGGACCTGCCCATCGACATCGATCGCGCGGCGCTGGCCGCGCTCTGCGAGAAATACGGGATTGAGCAGCTCGAGCTGTTCGGCTCGGTCCTGCGCGAGGACTTCGGGCCCGATTCCGATGTGGACGTGCTGGTGCGGTTCCGGGAGGGGGAGTCGCCGGGCCTTGATGAGTATCTGGATATTCAGGAAGGTCTGGAAGCGCTGTTCGGCCGGGCGGTGGATGTTCTCAATCGCAGGGTGATCGAAGGATCGAAGAATCCCTATCGCAAGCGGAGCATCCTTGAAAGTGCGCGGGTGTTGTTCGCTGCCTGAGTCTCTTTATTGTAACGACAGCCGTTGAACCGTTCGTCCTGAGGAGCCGCGAAGCGGCGTCTCGAAGGATGAATCGACAGCCCGCGATGTGGGCGGCCCTTTTGCCCTTCGAGACGGACGCATGCGCGTCCTCCTCAGGACGAACGGGGTGTGGATGCGCTGCTGACACGGGACAGGGCGAGGCATGCCTCGCCCCTACACAATCCGTGTTCATCTGTGTGTATCTGTGGTTCCAAATTTCTGCCGGAAAGTAAAAGCGCCAATGGCGCTAACCCGCCTTCACCGTCTCGAAATTCCGAACCAGATAATCCGTCGCCGCGTCGGCGGGCAGGGGTTTGCTCCAGTGGTAGCCCTGGCCGATGTCGCAGTGGAGGGATTTGAGCAGGTTGGCCTGTTCGGGCTGTTCGATGCCTTCGGCGATGACGAGCATCTGGAGGCTGCGGGCGAGCTGGACGACGGCGCGGACGATTTCGAGGTTGTCGCGGCTTGTCGAGATGCCGTCGACGAAGCTCTTGTCGATCTTGAGCACGTCGATGGGGAATTGCTGGAGGTAGGAGAGCGAGCTGTAGCCGGTGCCGAAGTCGTCGATGCAGATGGTGGTATCGAGGCGCTTCAGGCGATCGAGGATCTCGCGGGTGCGGTTTGGGTCATCCAGGAAGAGGCTCTCGGTGATCTCGAGCTTGAGCATGTTGCCGGGCACGCCGCTCTCGCGAAGGACGCCGGCCACCTGCTCTGCCAGGTCGTGCTGGCGGAACTGCTTGCCCGAGAGGTTGACGCTCACCGAGAAGTCCGCGCCGCTGGGGATGTGCGGGCCCCAGGCGTTGACCTGCGCGCAGGCGGTGCGCAGCACCTCGAGCCCCAGGGGGAAGATGAGGTCGGTCTCTTCGGCCACGTCGATGAAGTGGCCGGGTCCGATGATCCCGTGCTCGGGATGGTTCCAGCGCACCAGGGCCTCGAACCCCATGAGCCGGGTGTCGCTCAGGCGCACGAGTGGCTGGTAGAAGACCAGGAACTCGCCGCGCTCGACGGCGTAGCGCAGCTCTTTTTCCAGCTCCACGCGGCGGCGCACCTCGGCCCGCAGGCGCTTGGAATAGTACTCGACCTGCCCGCCGCCGCCCTGCTTTGCGCGGTGCATGGCCGCGCGCGCGTCGCGCAGCACCTCGTCGGGCTGCTTGTGCTCGGCAGTGAGGATGGAGACACCGATGCTGGCGGTGATGAAGATCTCGTGATTCCCGACGGTAAAGCCCTGGGCCAGTGCCTCGCGCACGGTGATGATGAGGTTTTCGATGTCGTCCTCGCTGCCCATGCCCTCGGCCAGCACCAGGAACTCGTCCCCGGCCAGCCTGGCGAGCGTCCGACCGGCGCCCAGCGCATCGGAGAGCCGCGCCGCCACGGCAAAGAGCAGGCGGTCGGCCACGGACTGCCCGTAGGAATCGTTCATGCGCTTGAAATCGTCGAGGTCGATGAACAGCGCGGCGCACACGTCCTGATCGCCCATCTGCGCGCGGTGAAGGACGCGGCCCAGGCGCTCGGTAAAGAGCAGGAGGTTGGGCAGGCCGGTGAGCGGGTCGTAGGCGCTGCGCTCTGTGAGATCGGTCTGCGAGCCGGTCACGCGGAAGGCGCGGCCCTCGCCGTCGCGGGCGATGGCCCCGCGGCTCATCACCCAGCGGAAGCTGCCGTCCTTGTGGAGCATGCGGTACTCGACCTGCAGGTGTCCCTCGTCGCCCTGCACGGCGAACCAGATCTGG
Encoded here:
- a CDS encoding nucleotidyltransferase domain-containing protein — encoded protein: MDLPIDIDRAALAALCEKYGIEQLELFGSVLREDFGPDSDVDVLVRFREGESPGLDEYLDIQEGLEALFGRAVDVLNRRVIEGSKNPYRKRSILESARVLFAA
- a CDS encoding EAL domain-containing protein, whose translation is SSRILVNTVLQCFAIGNAIIVYFAGMWTTPGPMALVVGLLAGALLFGWLPAVAALATSAVLAITIGILEVQGILPYAPLLKSAPFEGGELSMWWRLNVGGTTVVYMILSLILVYLVLSQRRERESALYEAFDQLQSEHTSLRLENLSYASLVKALDTLPLGVTVSDRHGKIIYSNPVDAAMHGYQQEELPGRYASILATGGPGRPVDPSRLESLRGFKRETTNVRRDGSIFPVQLTSEILTGENGEPVGIVTVCEDIAERRAMEERLKQSEARLKLVMQGTNDGIWDWDLEEDRIYFSERWLAMLGYKPGEIGATPEDWFSRIHPEEREDIKSQIWFAVQGDEGHLQVEYRMLHKDGSFRWVMSRGAIARDGEGRAFRVTGSQTDLTERSAYDPLTGLPNLLLFTERLGRVLHRAQMGDQDVCAALFIDLDDFKRMNDSYGQSVADRLLFAVAARLSDALGAGRTLARLAGDEFLVLAEGMGSEDDIENLIITVREALAQGFTVGNHEIFITASIGVSILTAEHKQPDEVLRDARAAMHRAKQGGGGQVEYYSKRLRAEVRRRVELEKELRYAVERGEFLVFYQPLVRLSDTRLMGFEALVRWNHPEHGIIGPGHFIDVAEETDLIFPLGLEVLRTACAQVNAWGPHIPSGADFSVSVNLSGKQFRQHDLAEQVAGVLRESGVPGNMLKLEITESLFLDDPNRTREILDRLKRLDTTICIDDFGTGYSSLSYLQQFPIDVLKIDKSFVDGISTSRDNLEIVRAVVQLARSLQMLVIAEGIEQPEQANLLKSLHCDIGQGYHWSKPLPADAATDYLVRNFETVKAG
- a CDS encoding DUF4846 domain-containing protein; the protein is MKWLALLSAALLAFVPARVFADSPYPWPKSGEPARRLEARVAPPEGFVRVAAPENSFAAWLRGLPIRDGRPFVKLYNGLWKFNQFAHYAVADMDVGERDLQQCADSVIRLHAEYLFSRGRDADIAYDFTSGDRARWSDWLAGRRPQVSGNRVSFPQGRPVARTYKNFRRYLDVVFGYAGTISLRRELPAVSDPTRIRAGDVLIQAGSPGHAVLVLDVAEHPVTKQRVFLLGQGYMPAQEFHVLKNPEDGDLSPWYEADGREEIETPQWDFVRADWRRLPG